From Dryobates pubescens isolate bDryPub1 chromosome 22, bDryPub1.pri, whole genome shotgun sequence, the proteins below share one genomic window:
- the RAD51 gene encoding DNA repair protein RAD51 homolog 1 yields MAMQMQLEANADTSAEEESFGPQLISRLEQCGINANDVKKLEEAGFHTVEAVAYAPKKELLNIKGISEAKADKILAEAAKLVPMGFTTATEFHQRRSEIIQITTGSKELDKLLQGGVETGSITELFGEFRTGKTQLCHTLAVTCQLPIDRGGGEGKAMYIDTEGTFRPERLLAVAERYGLSGSDVLDNVAYARGFNTDHQTQLLYQASAMMAESRYALLVVDSATALYRTDYAGRGELAARQMHLARFLRMLLRLADEFGVAVVITNQVVAQVDGAAMFAADPKKPIGGNIIAHASTTRLYLRKGRGETRICKIYDSPCLPEAEAMFAISADGVGDAKD; encoded by the exons ATGGCCATGCAGATGCAGCTGGAAGCCAACGCAGACAcctcagcagaggaggagagcttTGGGCCACAGCTCATCTCCAGGTTAGAG CAATGTGGGATAAATGCCAACGATGTGAAGAAGCTGGAGGAAGCTGGATTCCACACAGTGGAGGCTGTTGCCTATGCACCAAAGAAGGAGCTACTGAACATCAAAGGCATCAGTGAAGCCAAAGCTGACAAGATCTTG gctgaggcagctaAGCTGGTTCCCATGGGCTTCACCACGGCAACAGAGTTCCACCAGCGAAGgtcagagatcatccagatcACCACTGGCTCCAAGGAACTTGATAAGCTCCTTCAGG gAGGAGTGGAGACAGGCTCCATAACAGAGCTCTTCGGGGAGTTCCGCACCGGCAAGACACAGCTCTGCCATACGCTGGCAGTGACCTGCCAG CTCCCCATTGACCGCGGTGGTGGCGAAGGCAAAGCTATGTACATCGACACCGAGGGCACCTTCCGCCCAGAgcggctgctggctgtggccgAGAG GTATGGCTTATCCGGCAGCGACGTCCTGGACAACGTGGCCTACGCCCGAGGCTTCAACACAGACCACCAGACCCAGCTCCTCTACCAGGCCTCTGCTATGATGGCTGAGTCAAG gTACGCGCTGCTGGTGGTGGACAGCGCCACGGCGCTGTACCGCACGGACTACGCGGGCAGGGGCGAGCTGGCGGCGCGGCAGATGCACCTGGCCCGGTTCCTGCGCATGCTGCTGCGCCTGGCGGACGAG TTCGGCGTGGCAGTGGTGATCACCAACCAGGTGGTCGCTCAAGTCGATGGAGCAGCCATGTTTGCTGCAGACCCCAAGAAGCCCATCGGAGGAAACATCATAGCCCACGCTTCCACCACCAg gctgtacCTGCGCAAGGGCCGGGGCGAGACCAGGATCTGCAAGATCTATgactccccctgcctgcccgaGGCTGAGGCCATGTTTGCCATCAGTGCTGATGGAGTGGGAGATGCTAAAGACTGA